From Halotia branconii CENA392, the proteins below share one genomic window:
- the fba gene encoding class II fructose-bisphosphate aldolase (catalyzes the reversible aldol condensation of dihydroxyacetonephosphate and glyceraldehyde 3-phosphate in the Calvin cycle, glycolysis, and/or gluconeogenesis) translates to MALVPMRLLLDHAAENGYGIPAFNVNNLEQIQAIMKAAAETDSPVILQASRGARNYAGENFLRHLILAAVETYPQIPIVMHQDHGNAPSTCYSAMKNNFTSVMMDGSLEADAKTPASFEYNVNVTREVVNVAHSLGVSVEGELGCLGSLETGAGEAEDGHGFEGTLDHSQLLTDPDQAVDFVEATQVDALAVAIGTSHGAYKFTRKPTGEILAISRIEEIHRRLPNTHLVMHGSSSVPEDLLALINQYGGAIPETYGVPVEEIQKGIKSGVRKVNIDTDNRLAITAAVREALASNPKEFDPRHFLKPSIKYMQKVCAERYQQFGTAGNASKIKQVNLEDFAAKYAKGELNMITKSAAKV, encoded by the coding sequence ATGGCGCTTGTACCAATGCGGCTGCTTCTAGATCACGCGGCTGAAAACGGTTACGGCATCCCAGCTTTCAACGTTAACAATTTAGAACAGATTCAAGCGATCATGAAGGCGGCGGCAGAAACAGATAGCCCCGTAATTTTGCAAGCTTCTCGTGGCGCTCGTAATTACGCAGGAGAAAACTTTCTGCGTCACCTGATTTTGGCAGCGGTAGAAACCTATCCTCAGATTCCCATTGTCATGCACCAAGATCATGGTAATGCTCCATCTACTTGCTACTCAGCAATGAAGAATAACTTTACCAGCGTCATGATGGATGGCTCACTAGAAGCTGACGCTAAGACACCAGCCAGCTTTGAATATAACGTCAACGTTACCCGCGAAGTAGTAAACGTAGCTCACTCCTTGGGTGTTAGTGTTGAAGGCGAACTTGGTTGCTTGGGTTCTTTAGAAACCGGTGCTGGTGAAGCTGAAGATGGTCATGGATTTGAAGGTACACTTGACCATTCTCAACTACTAACTGACCCCGACCAAGCAGTTGATTTTGTCGAAGCAACTCAAGTAGACGCTTTGGCTGTGGCTATTGGCACTAGTCACGGTGCTTACAAGTTTACCCGCAAGCCAACTGGCGAAATTTTGGCAATCAGCCGGATTGAAGAAATTCACCGCCGTTTGCCTAACACCCACTTGGTAATGCACGGTTCTTCTTCTGTACCTGAAGATTTACTTGCACTAATTAACCAGTATGGTGGTGCGATTCCTGAAACCTACGGCGTACCTGTAGAAGAAATTCAAAAAGGTATCAAGAGTGGTGTACGCAAGGTAAATATTGACACCGATAACCGTTTGGCGATTACTGCTGCGGTACGTGAAGCTTTGGCAAGTAATCCTAAGGAATTTGACCCCCGTCACTTCCTCAAGCCTTCTATCAAGTACATGCAAAAAGTTTGTGCTGAACGCTATCAACAATTTGGCACTGCTGGCAATGCTAGCAAGATTAAGCAAGTTAATCTGGAAGATTTTGCAGCTAAGTATGCTAAGGGTGAATTAAATATGATCACCAAGTCAGCTGCTAAAGTTTAA
- the gap gene encoding type I glyceraldehyde-3-phosphate dehydrogenase, with translation MSKLKVGINGFGRIGRLVLRAGIDNPNIEFVGINDLVPPDNLAYLFKYDSTHGKLKSKVEAKEDGIVIDGHFIPCISVRNPAELPWGQLGVDYVVESTGLFTGYEGAANHLKAGAKRVIISAPTKDPDRIPTLLMGVNHDLFDPSKDLIVSNASCTTNCLAPIAKVINDNFGLTEGLMTTVHAMTATQPTVDGPSKKDWRGGRGAAQNIIPSSTGAAKAVALVLPELKGKLTGMAFRVPTPDVSVVDLTFKTAKATSYQEICAAMKQAAEGALAGILGYTDEEVVSTDFQGDTHSSIFDAGAGIELNSNFFKIVAWYDNEWGYSNRVVDLMLVMAQKEQVAVV, from the coding sequence TTGAGTAAATTGAAAGTTGGTATTAATGGATTTGGTCGAATTGGACGACTTGTATTACGTGCTGGCATCGATAACCCCAATATCGAGTTTGTAGGCATTAACGACTTAGTACCGCCAGATAACCTCGCTTATTTATTTAAATACGATTCGACCCACGGTAAGCTCAAAAGCAAGGTTGAAGCAAAGGAAGACGGTATCGTTATTGATGGGCATTTTATTCCTTGCATATCAGTTAGGAATCCCGCAGAGTTACCTTGGGGACAGTTGGGTGTAGATTATGTCGTAGAATCTACAGGACTCTTCACTGGATATGAAGGAGCGGCAAACCATCTCAAGGCAGGTGCAAAGCGAGTAATAATTTCTGCTCCCACCAAAGATCCTGATCGTATTCCTACTTTATTGATGGGTGTCAATCATGACTTATTTGACCCTAGCAAGGATCTAATCGTTTCTAATGCCAGCTGCACTACAAACTGTCTGGCTCCCATTGCTAAAGTGATCAATGATAACTTTGGATTGACCGAAGGATTGATGACCACAGTTCACGCCATGACTGCTACTCAGCCAACTGTAGACGGCCCTAGCAAGAAAGATTGGCGGGGTGGCAGAGGTGCAGCCCAGAACATTATTCCCTCTTCTACTGGTGCAGCTAAAGCCGTGGCACTGGTATTACCGGAGTTGAAAGGCAAGTTAACTGGGATGGCGTTTCGAGTTCCTACTCCCGATGTTTCTGTGGTTGATTTGACTTTTAAGACTGCTAAAGCTACCAGTTACCAAGAAATCTGTGCTGCGATGAAACAAGCAGCAGAAGGGGCGTTAGCAGGTATTTTGGGATACACAGATGAAGAAGTTGTATCGACAGATTTTCAAGGCGATACCCACTCTAGTATCTTCGATGCGGGTGCTGGAATTGAATTGAACTCCAACTTTTTCAAGATAGTTGCTTGGTATGACAACGAATGGGGCTACTCGAATCGTGTTGTTGACCTGATGTTGGTGATGGCACAGAAAGAACAAGTTGCCGTGGTTTGA
- the pyk gene encoding pyruvate kinase: MRRTKIICTVGPATSAPERLQALVEAGMNVARLNFSHGAYEFHAQTARHLRQISTEQQKPIAIMQDLCGPKIRLGTLPPAGLTVETGEEVTFLLQDKGDSIDELPLPLPTLFAMVRPGEPILINDGRVKLIVTDRDADKIRALVKIGGVISTHKGVNLPETPLPVSSITEKDLMDLRFGIQLGVDWVAVSFVRSPQDLEPAQRMIEAAGASIRLIAKIERAEAVEHFDSILEVADAVMIARGDLGVEMPIHEVPLIQKDIIRRCNQAGKPVITATQMLESMISAPDPTRAEATDVANSILDGTDAVMLSGETAVGQYSSAAVQVMHNIAVRTEQSLNEGSRHAWCHDAGSLSVTESVAEAVCRIAYETGARAILCNTSSGSTAKMVSKYRPTTPIIALTPDETAYRQLALSWGVEPLLIPPVYNAEEMFMNVVDTVVEMGLASLGDKVVITSGVPIGKSGTTSLIKVHSIGQPISA, from the coding sequence ATGCGTCGAACCAAAATTATTTGTACTGTTGGGCCGGCTACATCTGCACCTGAGCGTCTGCAAGCTTTGGTGGAAGCGGGCATGAATGTAGCGCGATTGAACTTTTCTCACGGAGCTTATGAATTTCACGCCCAAACTGCTCGGCATCTCAGACAAATTAGTACTGAACAGCAAAAGCCGATCGCGATTATGCAAGACTTGTGTGGTCCGAAGATTCGGTTGGGAACTCTACCACCGGCAGGGCTAACAGTCGAAACTGGTGAGGAAGTCACTTTTTTGCTGCAAGACAAGGGTGATAGCATCGACGAATTACCCTTACCCTTGCCGACTTTATTTGCAATGGTACGGCCAGGCGAACCGATTTTGATTAATGATGGTCGTGTCAAGTTGATTGTTACCGATCGCGATGCTGATAAAATTCGAGCTTTGGTCAAAATTGGTGGTGTTATTTCAACTCACAAAGGAGTAAACCTCCCAGAAACTCCTTTACCTGTGAGTTCTATTACCGAGAAAGACTTGATGGATTTGCGCTTCGGTATTCAGTTAGGCGTAGATTGGGTAGCGGTTTCCTTTGTGCGATCGCCTCAAGATTTAGAACCAGCCCAACGCATGATCGAAGCTGCTGGGGCTTCAATTCGCTTAATTGCCAAAATCGAAAGAGCAGAGGCTGTAGAACATTTTGACTCTATTCTTGAAGTTGCCGACGCTGTAATGATTGCTCGTGGCGATTTAGGGGTAGAAATGCCGATTCATGAAGTACCTCTAATTCAAAAGGACATTATTCGCCGTTGTAATCAAGCTGGTAAGCCAGTAATTACAGCTACCCAAATGCTAGAGTCGATGATTAGCGCTCCTGATCCTACCCGTGCTGAAGCTACCGATGTCGCTAACTCAATCTTGGATGGTACAGATGCGGTAATGCTTTCTGGTGAAACTGCTGTGGGACAATACTCTAGCGCCGCTGTCCAAGTGATGCACAATATCGCAGTCAGAACAGAACAGTCTTTAAATGAAGGTAGTAGACATGCCTGGTGTCATGATGCAGGTAGTCTCAGCGTCACCGAATCGGTAGCCGAAGCAGTATGTCGCATCGCTTATGAAACAGGCGCACGAGCAATTTTGTGTAACACTTCTTCAGGAAGTACAGCAAAAATGGTGTCTAAATATCGTCCGACTACACCGATTATTGCCCTCACTCCTGATGAAACCGCTTATCGTCAACTTGCTCTGTCTTGGGGTGTTGAACCCTTGCTAATTCCGCCAGTCTACAATGCCGAAGAGATGTTTATGAATGTGGTAGACACAGTTGTAGAAATGGGTCTAGCGAGTTTGGGTGATAAGGTAGTGATTACCTCTGGTGTGCCAATTGGTAAATCAGGAACAACTAGTTTAATTAAAGTGCATTCGATTGGACAGCCAATTTCAGCTTGA
- a CDS encoding transaldolase, with protein sequence MSKSLLEQLRQMTVVVADTGDIQAIEKFKPQDATTNPSLITAAAQMPEYQEIVDQTLLQAKNDAGAGASQAQIVSLAFDRLAVAFGLKILQIIPGRVSTEVDARLSFDTDATVAKARELIAQYKAAGVGRDRVLIKIATTWEGIKAAEILEKEGIHCNLTLLFGLHQAIACAEAGVTLISPFVGRILDWYKKDTGRDSYPSAEDPGVLSVTKIYNYYKKFSHKTEVMGASFRNVGEITELAGCDLLTISPALLGELQATVGELPRKLDPAKVANLEIEKMSIDKATFDKMHAADRMASDKLAEGIDGFTKALVSLEKLLAERLSRLEEAVTSH encoded by the coding sequence ATGTCTAAAAGTTTACTAGAACAATTGCGCCAAATGACTGTAGTGGTTGCAGACACTGGGGATATTCAAGCGATTGAGAAGTTCAAACCCCAAGATGCTACTACCAATCCTTCCCTGATTACCGCTGCGGCACAAATGCCAGAATATCAGGAAATTGTTGATCAAACTTTACTCCAAGCTAAAAACGATGCCGGAGCAGGTGCAAGCCAAGCGCAGATAGTTTCTCTGGCTTTTGACCGTTTGGCAGTTGCCTTTGGTTTGAAGATTTTACAAATTATTCCCGGTCGGGTCTCCACAGAAGTAGATGCTCGCTTGTCTTTTGATACAGATGCTACCGTCGCTAAGGCGAGAGAATTAATTGCCCAATACAAAGCTGCTGGAGTTGGCCGCGATCGCGTCCTCATTAAAATTGCTACCACCTGGGAAGGTATCAAAGCTGCGGAAATCTTGGAGAAAGAAGGTATTCATTGTAACTTAACCTTATTATTTGGTCTGCACCAAGCGATCGCCTGTGCTGAAGCTGGTGTTACCCTCATTTCTCCTTTTGTCGGACGGATTCTTGACTGGTACAAGAAAGACACTGGACGAGATAGCTACCCTTCTGCTGAAGATCCTGGTGTATTGTCTGTTACTAAAATCTACAACTACTACAAGAAATTCAGTCATAAAACCGAAGTCATGGGAGCCAGTTTCCGCAACGTTGGCGAAATTACCGAACTTGCAGGTTGTGACTTGCTGACGATTTCTCCAGCGCTATTGGGAGAATTACAAGCAACCGTTGGCGAACTACCACGTAAACTCGACCCCGCCAAAGTTGCAAACTTGGAAATTGAAAAGATGTCCATTGACAAAGCTACCTTTGACAAGATGCACGCTGCTGACCGCATGGCATCTGACAAACTAGCAGAAGGCATCGATGGTTTCACCAAAGCATTAGTTTCTTTAGAGAAGCTATTGGCAGAAAGGCTAAGTCGTCTAGAAGAAGCAGTAACAAGTCATTAG
- a CDS encoding Uma2 family endonuclease has protein sequence MISYTKPEIIGRIFIQNWYEYWIVDPIQEQVTVLEWIEGFYEEKVYVGDNAIASLVFADLKLTAAQVLQG, from the coding sequence TTGATTTCTTATACTAAGCCTGAGATAATTGGGCGCATCTTCATACAGAATTGGTATGAGTATTGGATCGTCGATCCGATACAAGAGCAAGTAACAGTTCTGGAATGGATAGAAGGTTTTTATGAAGAGAAGGTGTATGTAGGCGATAATGCGATCGCTTCGCTTGTATTTGCTGATTTAAAGTTGACTGCTGCTCAAGTTTTGCAAGGGTAA
- a CDS encoding acetate kinase: MKVLILNAGSSSQKSCLYEIADDALPNEAPQPLWEGKVNWTQDRGVAEIKVKTATGETLQESIYGDSRRAHVAYMLYTLSRGATKVIGQLSEIDVVGHRVVHGGQNYRGSVIVDEDVKKAIASLSNLAPAHNPAALEGIEAIEQSLGEVTQVAVFDTGFHATLPDAAAIYPGPYEWVEQGIRRYGFHGISHQYCSSRAADILGRDLTSLRLITCHLGNGCSLAAVKNGRSIDTTMGFTPLDGLMMGSRCGSIDPGILIYLLRQSNYSAESLDYLLNKASGLRGISGVSSDLPQVMEAIAQGNYRAQLAWDIYVHRLRSGIGAMLTSLGGLDALIFAAGIGEKSPGIRQAACEALGFLNLKIDPEKNQHHPVDEDIATPDSAVRVLVIRTQEDWAIAQECWQILKR; the protein is encoded by the coding sequence ATGAAAGTACTCATATTGAATGCCGGATCAAGCAGCCAAAAAAGTTGTTTGTATGAAATTGCCGATGATGCTCTTCCTAATGAAGCGCCCCAACCTCTTTGGGAAGGAAAAGTTAACTGGACTCAAGATCGGGGTGTGGCAGAAATTAAGGTAAAAACAGCTACGGGTGAAACGCTGCAAGAATCAATTTATGGTGATTCTCGCCGCGCCCATGTTGCTTATATGCTTTATACCCTCAGTCGCGGCGCTACCAAGGTGATTGGCCAACTATCAGAAATTGATGTGGTAGGACATCGTGTGGTACACGGCGGACAGAATTATCGAGGTAGTGTGATAGTTGATGAGGATGTAAAAAAAGCGATCGCTAGTCTGTCTAACTTAGCTCCAGCTCATAATCCGGCCGCATTAGAAGGAATAGAAGCGATTGAACAAAGCTTAGGAGAAGTCACCCAAGTAGCAGTTTTTGATACAGGATTTCATGCTACTCTACCGGATGCCGCAGCCATTTATCCTGGCCCTTATGAGTGGGTAGAGCAAGGCATTCGCCGCTACGGATTTCATGGCATTAGTCATCAATATTGTTCTAGTCGGGCTGCTGATATTCTTGGTAGAGATTTAACATCTCTGCGTTTAATCACTTGTCATTTAGGTAATGGTTGTTCTTTGGCAGCAGTTAAAAACGGTCGCAGTATTGATACAACTATGGGATTCACACCTTTAGATGGATTGATGATGGGCAGCCGTTGTGGTTCCATCGATCCAGGTATCTTAATTTACTTGTTGCGCCAATCTAATTATTCTGCCGAAAGTCTCGATTATTTACTGAATAAAGCTTCTGGTTTACGAGGAATTTCGGGAGTATCCAGTGATTTACCTCAAGTTATGGAAGCGATCGCTCAAGGTAATTATCGCGCTCAACTGGCTTGGGATATCTATGTGCATCGCTTACGTTCTGGTATTGGTGCTATGCTAACTAGTCTGGGGGGATTAGATGCTTTGATATTTGCGGCTGGGATTGGTGAAAAATCTCCAGGGATTCGCCAAGCCGCTTGTGAAGCTTTGGGATTTTTGAATCTGAAAATTGATCCGGAAAAAAATCAGCACCATCCTGTAGATGAGGATATAGCTACACCAGATTCAGCAGTGCGAGTATTAGTAATTCGTACTCAAGAAGATTGGGCGATCGCTCAAGAATGTTGGCAAATATTGAAAAGATAA
- a CDS encoding aminotransferase class IV yields the protein MTTDIFWYDGRLIQSQTLELNINDLGLLYGATVFTTLRVYDHSLDSSLTNWLLHCDRLLFSLQSFGWQQPDWNRVRQGAEAILAHFPVLRITLFPDGREWITGRLLPQDLTEKQKNGITTSLARSEFTRSLPSHKTGNYLSAWLAKTSVQQNAQEAILVDTAGNWLETTTGNLWGWQNGSWWTPPLTAGILPGIVRSQLIKWLQNQQQTVQEEPWTSELVRRFEAIAYTNSVVEIIPIHTVQQPIGSLQYDPYHPSFQQIKRFF from the coding sequence ATGACAACTGATATCTTTTGGTATGATGGCAGATTGATTCAATCCCAAACTTTAGAGTTAAATATTAACGATCTGGGTTTACTTTATGGGGCAACGGTTTTCACGACGTTGCGAGTTTATGATCATTCACTCGATAGTAGTTTAACTAATTGGCTTTTACACTGCGATCGCTTACTTTTTTCTTTACAATCTTTCGGTTGGCAACAACCAGATTGGAACCGTGTACGCCAAGGTGCAGAGGCTATCCTGGCACATTTCCCCGTTCTGAGAATTACTCTTTTTCCTGATGGACGGGAATGGATCACAGGTAGATTATTGCCACAAGATTTAACAGAAAAACAAAAAAACGGCATTACCACAAGTTTGGCAAGATCAGAATTTACTCGTAGTCTGCCTTCTCATAAAACCGGAAACTACCTCAGTGCATGGTTGGCAAAGACTAGCGTCCAACAAAATGCTCAAGAAGCAATCTTAGTAGATACCGCAGGTAATTGGCTAGAAACTACTACAGGCAACCTCTGGGGATGGCAAAATGGTAGTTGGTGGACACCACCTCTAACAGCAGGTATTTTACCGGGAATAGTGCGATCGCAATTAATTAAATGGCTGCAAAACCAGCAACAGACGGTACAAGAAGAACCTTGGACGAGTGAATTAGTTCGGCGATTTGAAGCGATCGCCTACACTAATAGTGTGGTAGAAATTATTCCCATCCATACCGTTCAACAACCTATAGGGTCGCTACAATATGATCCCTACCATCCTAGTTTTCAGCAAATCAAGCGTTTTTTTTAG
- the ftsH3 gene encoding ATP-dependent zinc metalloprotease FtsH3, with protein sequence MNKRWRNTGLYALLFIVVIALGTAFFDKQPQSRETWRYSQFIQEVEKNNVEKVSLSADRSTALVTPKYDPNKKLVTLVNDQELINTLTAKGVDISVLPQTDEGFWFKALSSLFFPVLLLVGLFFLLRRAQSGPGSQAMNFGKSKARVQMEPQTQVTFGDVAGIDQAKLELNEVVDFLKNADRFTAVGAKIPKGVLLVGPPGTGKTLLARAVAGEAGVPFFSISGSEFVEMFVGVGASRVRDLFEQAKSNAPCIVFIDEIDAVGRQRGAGLGGGNDEREQTLNQLLTEMDGFEGNTGIIIIAATNRPDVLDAALLRPGRFDRQVVVDRPDYAGRSEILKVHARGKTLAKDVDLDRIARRTPGFTGADLSNLLNEAAILAARRNLTEISMDEINDAIDRVLAGPEKKDRVMSEKRKTLVAYHEAGHALVGALMPDYDPVQKISIIPRGRAGGLTWFTPSEDRMDTGLYSRAYLENQMAVALGGRLAEEIIFGEEEVTTGASNDLQQVARVARQMITRFGMSDKLGPVALGRQQGNMFLGRDIMSERDFSEETAAAIDEEVRKLVDVAYTRAKEVLVNNRHILDQLAQMLVDKETVDAEELQEILANNDVTTAAFA encoded by the coding sequence GTGAATAAAAGATGGAGAAATACAGGGCTGTATGCCCTGCTGTTTATAGTTGTGATTGCGCTGGGAACAGCATTTTTTGATAAACAACCTCAAAGCAGAGAGACATGGCGCTACAGTCAGTTTATTCAAGAAGTTGAAAAAAACAATGTCGAAAAAGTCAGTTTGAGTGCAGACCGTTCTACAGCCTTAGTTACACCCAAATATGACCCTAATAAGAAGTTAGTAACCTTGGTTAACGACCAAGAACTAATCAATACTCTGACTGCCAAAGGTGTTGATATTTCTGTTTTGCCTCAAACCGATGAAGGATTTTGGTTTAAGGCACTCAGCAGCTTATTTTTCCCTGTATTGCTTCTGGTTGGTTTATTCTTCTTACTACGTCGCGCTCAAAGTGGCCCAGGTAGCCAAGCAATGAACTTTGGCAAATCCAAAGCTAGAGTGCAAATGGAGCCACAAACTCAAGTTACATTTGGCGACGTTGCTGGTATTGACCAAGCTAAGTTGGAACTAAATGAAGTTGTAGACTTTCTCAAAAATGCTGATCGCTTTACCGCAGTCGGTGCAAAAATTCCTAAAGGTGTACTATTAGTCGGCCCCCCTGGTACAGGTAAAACTCTCCTAGCTCGTGCTGTCGCAGGCGAAGCGGGTGTACCCTTCTTCTCCATCTCCGGTTCGGAATTTGTGGAAATGTTTGTGGGTGTGGGTGCGTCCCGCGTCCGCGATTTATTTGAACAAGCTAAATCTAACGCTCCTTGTATCGTCTTCATCGATGAAATTGACGCTGTAGGTCGTCAGCGGGGTGCAGGCTTAGGTGGTGGTAACGATGAGCGCGAACAAACTCTCAACCAGTTACTCACCGAAATGGATGGTTTTGAAGGTAACACTGGCATTATTATCATTGCTGCTACCAACCGTCCTGATGTTCTAGATGCTGCGCTGTTGCGTCCTGGTCGTTTTGACCGTCAAGTAGTAGTAGACCGTCCTGACTATGCTGGACGTAGCGAAATCCTTAAAGTTCATGCCCGTGGTAAGACTTTAGCTAAAGATGTAGACTTGGATAGAATCGCCCGTCGGACTCCTGGGTTTACTGGTGCAGATTTATCCAACTTGCTCAATGAAGCCGCAATTCTGGCAGCACGGCGGAATTTGACCGAAATTTCAATGGATGAAATCAATGATGCCATTGATCGCGTCTTAGCTGGGCCAGAGAAAAAAGATCGGGTAATGAGCGAAAAGCGCAAAACCTTAGTGGCTTATCACGAAGCCGGTCACGCCTTAGTTGGTGCTTTGATGCCAGACTATGATCCAGTACAAAAAATCAGCATTATTCCTCGTGGTCGCGCTGGTGGTTTAACTTGGTTTACTCCTAGCGAAGACCGCATGGACACTGGTTTGTACAGCCGTGCTTATCTGGAAAATCAGATGGCAGTAGCTTTAGGTGGTCGCCTTGCTGAAGAAATTATCTTTGGTGAAGAAGAAGTTACCACCGGTGCTTCTAATGACCTGCAACAAGTAGCAAGAGTTGCCCGTCAAATGATTACCCGCTTTGGCATGAGCGACAAACTAGGCCCAGTTGCCCTTGGTCGTCAGCAAGGTAACATGTTCCTCGGTCGGGATATCATGTCAGAACGCGATTTTTCTGAAGAAACCGCCGCAGCCATTGATGAAGAAGTCCGTAAACTTGTGGATGTAGCTTATACACGCGCTAAAGAAGTGCTAGTGAATAATCGGCATATTCTAGATCAGCTAGCGCAAATGCTGGTTGATAAAGAAACTGTAGATGCTGAAGAATTGCAAGAAATTTTGGCAAATAATGATGTCACAACTGCTGCGTTTGCCTAA
- a CDS encoding M48 family metallopeptidase, with product MPTYTGISSEAFRHPLDRQAEQALRNLPGFDFLARKFVEFFAERPQLIYLMGNTIQVGPRQYSTIYQIFRECVRDLDIYPEPALFIEQNPQANSYALGQEHPYIVINTGILDLLNEAEIKAVLAHELGHIKCGHTILIQMAIWARSVAARVGDLTFGIGDFVSQGLLLAFYEWRRKAELSSDRAALLVTDDLNLVISSMMKVTGGSIKYANECSLQEFIKQSESYQALDEDGLNQVYKFLMYTGFQGAMLTHPFPVERLQYLRDWSVSQEYQQIRQGNYQRSPESGAVNVAVETSDQETADLRRQIEELQREINRMKRSE from the coding sequence ATGCCTACTTACACAGGAATTTCCAGCGAAGCCTTCAGACATCCACTGGATCGCCAAGCCGAGCAAGCTTTACGAAATTTACCAGGATTTGATTTTTTAGCTCGTAAATTTGTGGAATTTTTCGCTGAGCGCCCTCAGTTAATTTATCTAATGGGCAACACCATCCAAGTCGGGCCACGCCAATATTCCACTATTTACCAGATTTTTCGAGAATGCGTGCGGGATTTAGATATTTATCCAGAACCAGCACTATTTATTGAGCAAAATCCCCAAGCGAATAGTTATGCACTGGGGCAAGAACATCCTTACATAGTCATAAATACAGGGATATTGGACTTACTAAACGAAGCCGAAATTAAGGCGGTGCTAGCCCATGAACTGGGACATATTAAATGTGGTCATACTATTTTAATTCAAATGGCAATATGGGCGAGGAGTGTTGCTGCTAGAGTTGGTGACTTGACCTTTGGCATTGGTGATTTTGTCAGTCAAGGTTTGTTGCTGGCTTTTTATGAATGGCGACGTAAAGCCGAATTGTCTTCGGATCGTGCTGCTTTATTAGTCACGGATGACTTAAATTTGGTCATTTCTTCAATGATGAAAGTCACTGGTGGTAGTATCAAATATGCCAATGAGTGCAGTTTACAAGAGTTTATTAAACAGTCAGAAAGTTATCAGGCACTTGATGAAGACGGATTAAACCAAGTGTATAAATTTTTGATGTACACTGGGTTTCAAGGTGCAATGCTAACACATCCTTTTCCTGTAGAACGCTTGCAGTACCTACGAGATTGGTCAGTATCACAAGAGTATCAGCAAATTCGCCAAGGAAATTATCAGCGATCGCCCGAATCCGGAGCAGTTAATGTGGCAGTCGAAACCTCTGACCAAGAAACAGCAGATTTACGTCGGCAAATTGAAGAATTGCAACGGGAAATTAACAGAATGAAAAGATCAGAGTAA